One window of the Perca fluviatilis chromosome 5, GENO_Pfluv_1.0, whole genome shotgun sequence genome contains the following:
- the casp9 gene encoding caspase-9 — MEESHKKILQRNRTNLVRDLDPSNLYDGLLEKGVFTQDMIDEIKSSGTRRDQARQLVRDLETRGSRAFPLFLECLQETGQHRLAELLQDGAPAVQIHPATPTQVVRPVLQPLPVSPPMDVDKQRKDDVPVYPIQRPSSTPSPSPEREYIRPRPTGRTRRDSIQSYKMDASPCGHCLIINNVEFEPKSELSNRRGSNIDCDKLERRFKALNFIVEVKTNLKQKQIKHGLSALSKKDHSQYDCCVVIILSHGTEVSHNRFPGAVYGVDGQHVPVQHITNYLNGQYCPSLQGKPKLFFIQACGGGEKDTGFEVSPDEVEPSIGGADDQTDAIPMSSSSDSLSTSDELDARATLPTPSDILVSYSTFPGYVSWRDTQSGSWYVETLDRILDENAATDDLVTILMMVNNEVSQNSAKGLYKQMPGSFNFLRKLLYFQTQA; from the exons ATGGAGGAAAGCCACAAGAAGATTCTTCAGCGCAATAGGACCAATCTTGTGAGAGATTTGGACCCATCAAACCTCTATGACGGACTTCTTGAAAAAGGAGTTTTTACCCAAGACATGATCGATGAGATAAAG AGCTCTGGGACCAGACGTGACCAGGCCAGACAGTTAGTCCGGGACTTGGAGACCCGTGGAAGTCGGGCCTTTCCATTATTTCTGGAGTGCCTTCAGGAGACAGGTCAGCACCGTTTGGCAGAGCTTCTTCAGGATGGAGCTCCAGCAGTTCAGATACATCCTGCAACACCCACGCAGGTGGTCCGCCCTGTTCTCCAGCCTCTCCCAGTTT CCCCTCCTATGGATGTTGATAAGCAAAGAAAAGATGATGTCCCTGTCTACCCAATACAGAGACCCAGTAGTACTCCCAGTCCAT CACCTGAAAGGGAGTACATAAGACCAAGGCCAACAGGCAGAACTCGACGGGATAGTATTCAG agctaTAAAATGGATGCCAGCCCATGTGGACATTGCCTCATCATAAACAACGTAGAGTTTGAGCCTAAGAGCGAGCTAAGCAATCGCAGAGGGTCCAACATAGACTGTGACAAGCTGGAGAGAAGATTCAAGGCACTCAACTTTATTGTGGAAGTGAAGACAAACCTGAAACAAAAA CAAATCAAACATGGACTTTCAGCTTTATCTAAGAAAGACCATTCACAATATGACTGCTGTGTGGTTATCATTCTTTCCCATGGGACTGAG GTGAGTCACAACCGCTTCCCTGGTGCCGTGTATGGTGTGGACGGACAGCATGTCCCAGTTCAGCACATCACAAACTACCTCAATGGCCAGTATTGTCCATCTTTACAGGGCAAACCCAAACTTTTCTTCATCCAGGCCTGCGGAGGAG GTGAAAAAGACACAGGCTTTGAGGTGTCCCCTGACGAGGTTGAACCATCCATCGGTGGAGCAGATGATCAGACGGATGCCATTCCGATGTCATCCAGCAGTGACTCTCTGAGCACGTCCGATGAACTGGACGCCAGAGCCACGCTGCCCACCCCGAGTGACATTCTGGTGTCCTACTCTACTtttc CAGGTTATGTTTCTTGGAGAGACACCCAGTCAGGCTCCTGGTACGTGGAGACACTAGACCGTATTCTTGATGAAAACGCTGCTACCGACGACTTGGTCACAATATTGATGATG GTAAATAATGAAGTCTCCCAAAACTCTGCAAAAGGGCTCTACAAGCAAATGCCTGGTTCCTTTAATTTCCTCCGCAAACTTCTCTACTTTCAAACCCAAGCATAA